The genomic DNA TGCAAAGTCCGCTCCTGAGATATTTTGATAGGCATCTGTCCCTTGGAACGGATAGTCACCAAAGTTAAAAGTAGGCAAACCTTGAGCGTCTAAGCCCTTAAAATCAAACGAAAATAAAGCCCCTCTGGCATAGCCCACCACATTACCACGCCCTGTGCCTGCCACTAAATCAAAAGTATTGGGATTGTTGAGTAGTCGTGTGATTTTCTGTTGATAATAACTTAAACTAAGGTTAGTTTTCCATTGAAAATGCTCGGTGCTGATGTTGGTGGTGTTCAGTGTCCACTCAATCCCTTGGGTTTCCATATCGCCAAAGTTGGCATATTTATAATACTGTCCACCGATACCCGAGGTTCTGACCAAATCAATTAAATCAAAAGATTTTCTGGAATATACATCTACCGTGGTGTTCAAACGGTGGTTGAAGAGCCCTAAATCTACCCCGATATTCCACTCGTACATTTTTTCCCAAGTTAAATCTCGGTTTTCTAAATGGAGAATGTTGAGTTCATTTTCTCTTAATTTAACATCATATCGGTTGGTAATACCGCTTTGAAACACCGCTAACGAGTTGATGGCATTTTCATTCATCTTGGCAGTGAGACCGTAACTGGAGCGCAGAGCCAAAGTATTAAGCCAAGCGGTATTTTGGAGGAAATTTTCTTTGTGGATGTTCCATTTGGCGCCCACATTCCAAGTCGGTAGCCATCTCGTTTTGCTGCCTTTCCCCGCGATGTTGGAGCCTTCGTAATTGGCAACCGCATTCAGAACATATTTATTTTGATAAGCATAAGTGGCATTGGTTGAGAAAGTTACGCCACGATCGCGCCTCATCATCAGACCGAAATAATCGGTATTATCAAGACTAAGTTTTTGGAAAATCAGCGGCGAGGTATAGATTTGGTTGCCTCTATCATACTGAATACCATAGCCTTGGAATGGGGTGGTGGTTCTATCGGCATATCTCAATTCTCCGAAGCCAAATAACTTTAAATCATGAGAGCCCCAGCGGTAATCATAATCCAAAGAAGTCCTTACCAAATAACTTTCTAAACTGTTATCCGTTTGGTTAAAAATACCGCCATTAGGTAGCGCTGACTGCGGCTGTGCTAAAGGATGATCAGGGTCTTTAAAGAGGTAAATATTCTCTGCTGCCACTTTGGCATTTTCATTTGCTCGGAAAGCCATTACGACATTAGAATTTTCTTTAATGTAGTGTTGAGATTGGGTTTGGGCTTTTCTGGCAACGGCTAAAAAATTTCCTTTCAACTGTGGAGTGATTTTATATTCTAATTCTGTTTGTATTTTTAAATCCAAAACATTGATATTCATATAGTTGTTTTGGTATTCATTGAGAATATTAAAAGGTGCCCAGTTGTTTCTATAAAACTCTAAATGACCTTCGGCATCTTTGGCTCTAAGCGTTCGGCTGGTATTGAGTGCATAAGAAAAAGGATTGATGTCAAAATCTCTTTCAAAACTTCCTATCGTGGTATTTTTCCGTTGTGAGAAAGAGCCAGCCGCTTTCTGCTTTCGGATGTTCCCTTGGGCGGCTATATCTATTTTGAGTTTTGGGCTGAGATAAAAAGTATTTTTGAGATTAGCGGTCAGCCTTTTCACTTCATCAGTAATAGCCCAGCCAGCATCGTTAAAAAATCCGATGGAAGCATAAGTGGCTGTATTTTTACCCCCACCAGAAAAACTAAGGGTGTGGTTTTGGGTAGGCGTAATGCGGAATAAATGCTTAAACCAATCTGTGTTTGCGTATTCGTACTGTCTAAGGAAATTCAGTCTGGCTTCTTCAGTGTTTTCCAAAGCGAATTGCCCAGTATTGGGGTTATAAGAATTGAGCGCGTGGTACATTTGATAATAAACGCCAGCCCTCCTGCCATAATAAGCTTTATCCATAGAGAAATAGCCTTTTTTCTCCATTTCTCGGTAGATAGACATTGTTTCTTGTGAGTTGAGCAAATCAAAATCTTGGTAAG from Riemerella columbina includes the following:
- a CDS encoding SusC/RagA family TonB-linked outer membrane protein produces the protein MVFFLHQHYDAQKDSAKSKDIEEVVLTGYTKVKNRVFTGSALQVKLKDIKLDGVPDISRMLEGRVAGLNIQNVTGSFGAAPRINIRGGASITGNVQPLWVVDGAVYEDIVSLTLDQLVSGDAVTLISSAIAGLNPSDIEDIQVLKDASATSMYGARALNGVIVISTKSGRRNTPNKISYSFEQTYRNIPSYQDFDLLNSQETMSIYREMEKKGYFSMDKAYYGRRAGVYYQMYHALNSYNPNTGQFALENTEEARLNFLRQYEYANTDWFKHLFRITPTQNHTLSFSGGGKNTATYASIGFFNDAGWAITDEVKRLTANLKNTFYLSPKLKIDIAAQGNIRKQKAAGSFSQRKNTTIGSFERDFDINPFSYALNTSRTLRAKDAEGHLEFYRNNWAPFNILNEYQNNYMNINVLDLKIQTELEYKITPQLKGNFLAVARKAQTQSQHYIKENSNVVMAFRANENAKVAAENIYLFKDPDHPLAQPQSALPNGGIFNQTDNSLESYLVRTSLDYDYRWGSHDLKLFGFGELRYADRTTTPFQGYGIQYDRGNQIYTSPLIFQKLSLDNTDYFGLMMRRDRGVTFSTNATYAYQNKYVLNAVANYEGSNIAGKGSKTRWLPTWNVGAKWNIHKENFLQNTAWLNTLALRSSYGLTAKMNENAINSLAVFQSGITNRYDVKLRENELNILHLENRDLTWEKMYEWNIGVDLGLFNHRLNTTVDVYSRKSFDLIDLVRTSGIGGQYYKYANFGDMETQGIEWTLNTTNISTEHFQWKTNLSLSYYQQKITRLLNNPNTFDLVAGTGRGNVVGYARGALFSFDFKGLDAQGLPTFNFGDYPFQGTDAYQNISGADFADTNYSLSYLKYNGNIEPNFTGGFSNRFQYKNFDFSFFITFQAGNKIRLQPTYDAAYGDLNVFSKYYYDRWLNPGDEAKTNVPTIPSQDLIALIGKENIEKAYNTYNYSQLRVADGSFIRMKNISLGYTIPEKTSQSWGLSSLSFRFQVTNPFLIYSDKNLRGQDPEFYRVGGVSLPMTKQYSLSINLVF